The genomic stretch TCGGTAAGCCAATTTGTGCAAAGTTTTCAACTACTTCTAGAGTAGGTTGATCCATAAATTCAAGTGAAGTAGGAATAATTTTATTAGCAATAATTTTAGAAACAGTTTTGGCTGCATCTTCTAAGCTATCATATAATGCAAGCATTGTTTTTTTCGTTTCTGGCATTGGGATTAGCTTCAATGTAGCTTCAGTAATAATCCCTAATGTTCCTTCAGAGCCAACAAATAAGCGAGTGAAATCATAACCTGCAACATCTTTTGCTAGTTTCCCACCAGTTCGAATGATGTCTCCGTTTGCTAATACGATTTCAAGAGCGATTACATAATCACGTGTTACGCCATATTTTAATCCACGCAGGCCACCTGAATTTTCATTAATATTTCCACCTATTGTAGAAATTTTCATTGAGCTTGGATCTGGCGGATAAAATAAACCTTTTTCTTCGATTCTATTGATCATATCAAGTGTCACTACACCTGGTTGAACTGTAATCGTTAAGTTTTCTTCATCAATCTCAAGGATATTGTTTAAGTGTTTAAATAAAATGACGATTCCGCCCTCAGTGGGACAAGTACCACCGCATAAATTCGTTCCCGAACCTCTAGGTACAATTGGAATGATGTGTTCGTTACAAATTTTCACAATTTCGGATACTTCTTTAGTAGAGCGAGGACTAATGACTGCATCCGGAAGTGATTGCAAATTTGGTGTAGCATCGTAAGAGTAGACGAGTCTCTCAACTTTTGAATCATCATAATTTTCATTTCCAACAATTGCTATAAAACGTTGAGCAATGTCTTTTGTAATCATAAATAAATTCCCCCCATTATCTTAATTCAAGTATAAAGAGTTAGCAGACGAATTTACTATAGAGAAAAATACAGAAAAAACACCAATTATCGGTGTTTTTTTGTAGAATCATCTAAAAGGTATGTTCCTATATATAGTTTGAATAAATCCTGGATATTTTTAGGATTCAAATTCGTTAATTCATAAATTTTATTTAGACGATATAGTAGTGTGTTTATATGAATATGTAACGTTTGTGCAGTATTTTTAAGCGATAGATTTTTGTTTAAATATTCTTTGATCGTACTATATAAATCTTCTTCGCTTAAAATCGGTGAAATCGTCCGTTGTATAAATGTTTTCTTAATTTCTGGTGAAAGTTCCTGCAAGATTAGATCAATTGTTAAGTCTACATCAAAAATAATTGAACTTGTTTTCAATGCGACCTTCAATGCTCGAACTGCTTGATGGTATGATTTATGTAATTGATTTGGAAGGATTTGTTGACCAACACCAGCAGCGATTGGGAAGTTTAGTCGATTTTTAATTATTTCATAAAGGTCATTTACTCGTTGTAGAGTATCTTTATTCAAATCGTCAACTTTCATCAAAACTACAATTCGGTTATTGCCCCAACGAACAAGTACGTCCTCTGAAGATCGATTAGTTAAATCCAACAATAGTTGGCGAGTATCGATTGGTAACATATTTGAATTTTCCCACTCAAAAATAACAATCTGTCTTGCATAATTTAAATCAATATTTAACATAGTCGAACGTTCATAAAAAGGATCATCCCACTCGATATCTTGAATCCAATCAAATACAAATGCTTCAAGTGCTCTTTGGTGTAAATCAATTTGGTCTGTATAATAATTTTCTCTAATTAATAATTCGGTCATTCTACGAAGCATTTCTCCAAAAGGTGAAATATGTTCGGGATTTCCTGTAATGCCAATCACTCCAACTATTTCATTTTGAAAATAAATAGGAAGATTAATACCAGCCTTTACACCAGTCAATCGACTTTCATCTTCGGAAGTTATCGTAAAAGTTTTCCCCTCATTAATTGCAATTAAGGAACCTTCGTGAAACGTACCAGTTCGCGTTGGATCCGTACTTGCTATAATGAATCCATCTATATTAATAATAATGATATCCTCTTGTATTAGTTTCCTAACTTCATTTATGATTTTTAAAGCTAACTCATTAAGTACCATGGTTTTCTCCAATCACAATAGTTAATACTAGTATAATGAAAAATTTCGTTATTTCTACTATATGTTATACAATTTAGTTTGTGATAATAGTAAGAGCAGGAAAAATAGGATTCATTTAACCCTGTCTTTTCTTAGTCTTGCCCGTAATATCCTAGTTTTAACGTGAAGGGTTACTAAATGGAAAGGGTATAATAATCTATATATAAGTAATAAAAAGGAGTAAGTGATGAACAATTATAAATTAATCATTCAGTACGATGGAGGCCGTTATAAAGGTTGGCAAAGGCTTGGTAATGGTGAGAACACAATTCAAGGCAAAATTGAACATGTAATTTCAGAAATGGTAGGAAGAGAAATTGAAATTATTGGTAGCAGTCGAACGGATGCAGGTGTACACGCCTTTGAACAGGTTGCTAATTTTAAAATAAAAGAAAACATACCTGAATTAGAAATTAAAAGTTATTTAAATCGTTATCTACCAAATGATATTAGTATAAAAGAAGTTTCGATGGAATCTGACCGTTTTCATTCAAGATATAATACGAGTGCTAAAACGTATGTATATAAAATTTGGAATGAAGAATATACGAATCCTTTTATGCGCAAATATAGTATGCATGTAGAAGAGAACTTAGATCTTAAAAAAATGAAAATGGCAGCAAAGTACTTTTTAGGTGAGCATGACTTTACAGCATTTTCAAATGCCAAGTCTAAGAAGAAATCAATGGTTCGTGAAATCTACTCAATTGATTTTGAAAAGAAAGACGGATTTATTCAAATAAGAATAAGTGGTAATGGGTTCTTATACAATATGGTTCGAAAAGTTGTAGGAACATTAATTGAAGTTGGTACTGGTAGATTAAATGCTGATAATATACCAAAAATAATTGAATTAAAGGATCGTGCACAAGTAAGTAATCTTGCTGATCCTGGTGGGTTATATTTGGAAAAAATAGAGTTTAAGTCATAAACTTGAGTCACCTTAGAGTATTACGAACACAATGTGAACTTTATTGATAAAGCTGTGAACTCCGTTGATATAATGGTGTTTCTCGTTGATATCTCACTGAACTCTGTTGATATATTGGTGTTTCTCGTTGATATTTCACTGAACTCCGTTGATATAATGGTGTTTCTCGTTGATATTTCACTGAACTCCGTTGATATAATGGTGTTTCTCGTTGATATCTCACTGAACTCTGTTGATATATTGCTGATTCACGTTGATATAAATCTGGTACTGGTTAAAATCATCATTTTGCCAGCAGATAATACCTTTTTAACATCAAAAAAGAGCATGGAAATAATATTCCAGTGCTCTTTTTTTAGTTCTTAAGTTTATTTTCTCTAGCATCATATGCTTTTTCTTTAAATAGAAGCATAAGGAAAAATCCGATTAGTAATAAAATTAGCATGAAAAAAACGGAATGATTCCATGTAGATTGTTCGCCTTTAATGAACTGCATCGCATCGATTACAATTACCGCCCCTAAATTACCTGCCATTAGAAGTAGCCCAGTTGCTTCTCCTGATACAGTTTCATCAACTAGCTCTTCTGTAGATGATAATAGTAAGGCGAAGGCCGGTAAAAAAATGAATCCAAGGACACTACCTAATACGAGTAGAAATGTAAAGTTTCCTGAAGTGCAAACAGGATAAATTAAAAGGAGGGACCCGATTATCGTAAAGAGTAAAAATGGTTTTCGTTTGCCAACTTTGTCTGATAAAAATGGAATAATAACTGAGCCAATTATGCCCCCAATGATTAGAGAGCCTCCGACAATTCCAGCTTGTTCCGAGGAAATTCCGAACGGTTTTAATATTTGTTCAAGCCAGGAAGTTAGCCCATTAAAGACGCCTAATCCTAAAAAGGAAACAATATTTAACAGTAAAAGGTTTTTGGTTTTGAGTAATTTAAATGTAGTACTAAAACTACTAGATGTCGTTTGTTTAAATTCTGTATTATGATGACCGATGAAGTAGAAGATGAGAGTAGCAAGTATTGTTAGAATTGCCATGATGACTAAAGTTAATTGAAATCCAAAAAAATCGACAAAAAGGGGAGTCACTGCTAATGCTATTGCCATGCCGATGAACATCCCTACGGTGCCAATGCCTGTTGCGGTAGCTTGCTTAGTTTTAGGAAACCAGTCAACGACTAAACTTGATATGGCATTTAAAATATAAGGTTGGCCAATCGCAATTCCTATTTGACCAAGTAAGAGGAATGAGAAGCTTGAATCAAATATTCTGATACAAGAAAAAACTGACATGAATAATCCACCTATTAATATGCTAACACGATATCCACGTCGATCAATTACTTTGCCAGAGTGTATTGAAAGGAGTATATAAATTAGTGGGAATACAATTAATAACCAATTAATGTCTGACTCGGTTACTTCATAATGCGATTTTAAATAAGAGATAAGAGGTGCAAAATTTAGCCAAAGCATTTGACTAATACCAGCAAGTACAGCAAATGACACTAAGACATACCAGTTTGTGAATGGCTTAGAAACTTTAGTAGACGTCATTCGATCACTTCCCTAACATATTTTCTATAAATAAATCGATTTAATAGAATATATGTTACGAAGTCTACTAATAACAACTCGTTTGAATAAACAAATATAAACATTTTCTTCAAATTTAAACACCTCTAAAAGTAGCCTAACTAATCTGCTACTTTTAGAGGTGTATTTAAACTATTGATTCCTTTCTAAGTAATCAATCGCGTTTTTTAATCTGTTTAATCCTTCAATAATCTTAGATTTTGGGCATCCAATATTCATTCGGATAAAATCCTTTCCGGCCAAACCGTATGTTTCTCCAGGCATGATCGCTACTTTTGCATGATGAACAAGTGCATGCTGTAACTGCTCGGTAGAAAAAGGGAGCTGGGAAATATCAATCCATGCCAGGTATGTTGATTCAGGCATAGTAAATTTAAGTTTTGGAAGGTTTTTATTAATGAAATCTTCTACCGTTTTTAAATTATCATGTATATATTCGACCAACTCATCAACCCAGTCGCCACATGTATTGTACGCTTTAATTGTCGCCAGTGTCCCAAAAATACTTGCTGATGAAAGGCCGTCTCGATTTTTTAATGATAAGAGAAATTCATTATTCATTGTTTCATTAGGTAAAATCATATATGAGCCACCTAATCCAGGCGTATTAAATGTTTTACTAGCGGAAGTACAAATACATACCTTTTCCAAATTGATGCTAGTGTTTATGATTGGAATATGAGAATTAGGCTCATGCACAATATCCATATGAATTTCATCAGAAATAATGAAAACATTATGTTTATTACACAAGTCAATAATTGCTTTCAATTCATGTTTTGTCCAAACCCGACCTGTAGGATTATGTGGACTACATAATAGCATGACTTTAGCACGCTTGTGAGATAGTTTTTGTTCCAAATCATCAAAGTCGATTCGGTATTTACCATTTTCGTAGAGTAATTGATTGTCAGAAATGAGTCGATTGTTATCTTGAATGACTTTAAAGAAAGCATCATAAGCTGGAGTTTGCATCACGATATGATCACCTTCAATCGTCAAGTATTCAATTACTTTCGAGATCGAATAAATGACACTTGGACTGTAAACGATCCAATCTTCTTTTATTTCACATGAGAAACGATTACGAAACCAACCGATAATTGAATCTTTAAATTCAGCATGATTCCAACGTGTATAGCCAAATATGCCGTGATTCATTCGTGTTTCTAATGTCTGTATTATTTCATCTGGACACTGAAAGTCTGTATCTGAAATCGAGAAGGGGAGCAAATCTGGTTCTCCAAAACGATCTTCAATATAGTCCCACTGTGTACAATAAGTGCCAGTTCGATCAATCATTTGATCAAATTTGTATTTCATTTCGTACATCCCCAATTTTATTTATGATGATAATTTTTCTAATTGTGATTTAAGAATACCTACTTGTGGACCAATAACAACTTGTAAATTGTGTTCATCTAATTTCACAACACCAAGTGCACCGCAATCCTTTAATACTTTTTCGTTAATCATCTGCATATTATCGACAACAAGTCTCAATCTAGTAATGCAGTTATCTAGTGATTGAATATTCTCTTTCCCACCTAAAGCAGTAAGAATTTTTAAAGCTTGTGCATTTGTACCTTTAACTACTGGTTCTTTACTTTGATTTTCTTCTTCTGCTATTTCTCTACCAGGAGTTTTTAAGTTGAATTTTAATATTGCGTATCTGAAAACTGAGTAATAGACGGCAAACCAAATTGCACCTATAACGGGTACGAGATACCATTTTGTTTTAACGCCTTGTAAAACACCGAAGATAATAAAATCAAGTATGCCACCATCAGTATTACCGATTGTTAAGTGAAGCAGAGCCATTACCATAAAACCTAATCCTGTTAAAATAACATGAATGAAATATAACGGTGGAGAAACGAATAAGAATAAGAATTCGATTGGTTCTGTGATTCCGGTTACAAAAGTTGCAATAACACCTGAAATTAAAAGTCCTTTAATTTTCTTACGATTTTCTGGACGAGCAGTGTGATAAATTGCCAGTGCTACTGCTGGTAGACCAAACATAAATGTTGGCATTTTTCCTTGTGATAAGAAAGCTGTCGCTGAAGGACTAAATGGTACACCAGCTTTTAATTGTGCGTAGAATATATTTAGAGCCCCAGATACTGATTGACCATTAACAACCTCAGTGCCACCAGCATCAGTAAATCGAATCATTGCAACTAAAATATGATGAAGACCAAACGGTAATAGTAAACGCTCACCAGCACCAAATAAAAATGGTCCGAATACACCAGATTTTTGAATCAAAGTTCCAATACCTGTAATTGCGATTGCAAAAATTGGCCAAATCATTGGAATGATAATCCCGACGATTGATAAAGTAAGTGTTGTTATGATTGGAACGAAGCGGGCACCGCCAAAAAAGGCGAATGCATCTGGAAGTTTTATACTATAAAAACGGCTATGTAATAAATAAACGATTATACCGGCAATGATCCCGCCTAACACACCCATTTCGATTGTTTGGATCCCCATTACCATACCTTGGCCAGCTTGACGCATTTTATCTGCTGCTACTAATTGATTTGTTTCTGTTAAATAAAAATTAATTGATAAGTGCATGATGACATAACCAACAAAACCAGAGAAAGCAGCTACGCCTTTTTCATAACGTACAAGACCAAACGGAATGGCCATCGCAAATAAAACTGGTAAGTACGAAAATGCAAAACCACCTATCGTAGACATAAAGCTAAAAATAACTTGCAGTACATGATTTCCTAAAAATGGGAATGTATCAATTGTTGTTGGACTAGTAAATGAACTTCCAATACCCAACATAAGACCCATAAAGGCCAATAAGGCTACAGGTACCATAAAAGTCTTACCTAAACCTTGGAAAAATTCCCATAGCTGTGATTTAACGGACTTCTTCTTTGCCATGTTATTAGCTCCTTCGTTTTTTATTATGTCTTAAGAATACTCACACCCAAAAAGATTAACAACCGTTTGAGATGATTATGTAAGCGTGTACAATTTTTGTATATTGGAAAGAAATTAAGAGTAGAAAAAGAAGTGAAAGCAGGAAGAGAAAAAAGCAGGGGGACTAGGAAAAGTTTAAAAATTTTACCTAGATCCTGCTCATTATTTTTCATTTAGATAGGCAATGATTATGAAGTCAAGTACCATACTTAAAGGGAATCGTGATGTCATATCAAGTTCTCCGAAGTAAGTATTTGTAATGTAGGCTTGGAGTGATAAATTTACTTCTTTTTGTAGGCGGTTGCTGTGATTTCCGGTGATGGCAATCGTTTTAACATTTCTGTTTTTTAAAATATGAGCGAACTCCAACATGTGCAAAGTTTCTCCACTATATGAAACTAATATAGCTAAATCATTTTCTGTTAAACTATTTGCTGCACTTCGTAGCTCGTCCCAATCAGTTCGGGCATTACATAGTTTTCCCGCAAACATAAGTTTTCTAGAAGCATCGACACAAGCAGGAAGAGAATTACCAACTCCAAAAAACTCTACATGTGTGCTTTCTTTTAGTAATTTAGCGGCTAGCTTTATTTTTTCCTCATCAATATACTCTAATGTTCGCTCCATTTCTTCCTTCATTCTCTCAATATGTGTATTCAGTAGATAGGAGGTAGAAGACACTGGACTTTGAGCTTTATTCGTTTCCATTGAGAGGGTATACTTTAAGTCCTGAAACCCACGAAATCCTAATTGTTGGCATGTTCTACTGATCGTAGCTGTAGAGACATAAAGCTCCTTAGATACCTCATCAAGATTAAGCTTCGTAATATAATCAGTATTTTGCAAAATATAATCCAAAACTTGTTTTTCAAGCTGGCTTAGTTTTTCTCTATTTTGTGATAGACGCTTTAATAGTATTTGCATAAAATCTCACCTGCTTTTAGTGAACTAGAATAATATCTTATTATATAGCAATTATTCAGAATTAAGTGAAAGAAATGTGGGTAATTTGCAACAGGATTAAAGAAGAGAAAGATATTTTAATTTTAATTTAATCTATTCAAAAGAATAATAGGGTGATAATTTAATATAGAGATTAAATTTTTTAATTAAATCTAAATAAAGGGGAAATCATTAGTTGAATAATTTGCAGGATATTTTTATTCAGAATGGATTTAAAGTAACAAATGAGGGAAGTAAGTCAATTGAATTTGAAAATAGTTTAATCAATGAAGTAATTTATTTACTCCCTAATATTGAAATTACTATTGTTAGGAGTCCAGAGAAGATTGAAGAGAAACCAGAATTAATTAATGATAACATACGCAAAAATCACAATGCATCGTTTAAAAAGTTCCCTAAAAAAAGAAATAAAGGGAAAAGTCCAATTCACTATGGCTATGCCTTTAAATTTCAATCACCTCAAGAATTATCTACGTTTCTTTACACTTTAAATAAAAATTAACTTAAACGAAAAGGGGAAAGAATATTGAAAAAGTATTTTACATTTTTAATTGTTATTAGTTTTATTCTATTAAGTTTTAAAAAACCAGTAGAAGCAAGTACAATTACATATCCTATTAATCAACCAACCTATGTTTATAAAGATAAAAAATTCACCTCAAATATTAAAGGTGATATAAGACCAAAAAAGAAGGTAACAGTCGTTAAATCTAGCAAAGATTGGTATTATGTAAAATACACAGATCTAAATGATAACCAGCAATATGGATGGATTAACACTAAGGGCACGAAGGTACAAATAACGAAACCTAAGACATTTTATTCAGTACCTATGAAGACGAATGCTAATTTAGTAAAAAAGAAGGTATTAAAAGGTTATTACATAATAAAAGGTGCAACGAAGACAGGGTGGTACAAGGTCTTATATAATAATCAAGATTATTTTATTCCGATCTCACCTTTTAATGTTACTCTAAATGTAAATACTTTAGCATTTAAAAATCCAATGGAGCAGACCAATCATATAACTGTAAAAAGTGGAACATATACAATATTAGATGAACAGGCGGAAAATTGGTATAAAATCTCTTATAATAAACAGCAAGTTTGGGTGCAAAAAATAAAAAAAGTAAGATCCGACGAAAAAGATGTTTTTAAGAGTGGCTTAAATATTGTTAAAGAGTTGGAAGGAAACGCATGCACTAAGTTGGGGAATGATCATGGCGGTTTGACTAAGTATGGAATTACCCAAACTGTGTATGATGAATATCGAAAGGGTCAAAAATTAGGGGGAAACTCTGTTTGTTATATCTCAAATAAAGAGGTTGAAGACATAATATACAATACATATTATGTACCAACTAACGGAACAAAAATGAGCTCAAAATTAGCAATTGTCATGTTAGATACAGCTGTTAATTTTGGTAAAGGGACCGCGTACGCGATTTTTCAAAGAGCATTGAGCATTGATAAAGGAACGACGAATTGGGGTCCATTAACTAATTATAGTTTTAACCATTTACCGACGAACCAGGAAAATGATGTTGCATTAAGAATGATATATGAAAGAATGCGTTCGCGTTATAATATTGTAGCCAAAGACCCCGGTCAAGGGCAATTTCTTAAAGGCTGGCTAGCTAGAGATCAGAAGTTACTCACGAAATTGGCATTGAAATAGTATAGTTTAGAGAGTGGGTGTCCCAAAAGTAATTTTTTAGGGACACCTTTTTTATGTTTAAAAGTAAAAAGGATATGAATCAATTCAGGAGAAAAGATTCATATCCTCAAGGTAGTAAAGTTTTAAATTAAAACTCACCAGTTCCGTGATTAAACATCCAATGAATGCCGAACTTGTCCGTTAAGCTACCGTAAGCTTTGCTCCAAAAAGTTTCTTGAAGCTCCATTTCAACTTTACCGCCATCACTTAACTTATTAAAGACAGATCTAAGTTCTTCTAAGTCTTCACTTAAAAATGATAAATGAATATTATTGCCTTCCACAAAAGGGAAACCAGGGAATGTATCTGAGAACATAACATTGCTACCGCTAATGTTAAGTCTTGTATGCATAACTAAATTTTTTGCTTCTTCAGGTAGTGGGTACTCTGGATTTGGAGGTGCTTCTCCAAAAGTCATGATTTTTGGTGTTTCCGTGTTAAATACAGCTGCATAGAACTCAACTGCTTGACGAGTATTTCCATTAAAATTTAAATAAACATCGATTGGCATTTAATTCACTCCTATTTCTTATGTATTTAAAAGCCTACAAATCCATTCTATCCAAAAAAAGAGAAATTAACAAACTAAGATTTGTAAAATGTGTGAAATATTCTGATTTTATTTTTAATTGGAAATAAAAAAGTGGAATCGCAAATAAATTAAAAAAATATCAAATGAATAACTCAAAATGAACTAAATTAAGTCGTTTCTATAAAATTATTTCTTAAAAAACAATTAATCT from Arthrobacter citreus encodes the following:
- a CDS encoding MurR/RpiR family transcriptional regulator, producing the protein MQILLKRLSQNREKLSQLEKQVLDYILQNTDYITKLNLDEVSKELYVSTATISRTCQQLGFRGFQDLKYTLSMETNKAQSPVSSTSYLLNTHIERMKEEMERTLEYIDEEKIKLAAKLLKESTHVEFFGVGNSLPACVDASRKLMFAGKLCNARTDWDELRSAANSLTENDLAILVSYSGETLHMLEFAHILKNRNVKTIAITGNHSNRLQKEVNLSLQAYITNTYFGELDMTSRFPLSMVLDFIIIAYLNEK
- the malX gene encoding PTS maltose transporter subunit IICB, with the protein product MAKKKSVKSQLWEFFQGLGKTFMVPVALLAFMGLMLGIGSSFTSPTTIDTFPFLGNHVLQVIFSFMSTIGGFAFSYLPVLFAMAIPFGLVRYEKGVAAFSGFVGYVIMHLSINFYLTETNQLVAADKMRQAGQGMVMGIQTIEMGVLGGIIAGIIVYLLHSRFYSIKLPDAFAFFGGARFVPIITTLTLSIVGIIIPMIWPIFAIAITGIGTLIQKSGVFGPFLFGAGERLLLPFGLHHILVAMIRFTDAGGTEVVNGQSVSGALNIFYAQLKAGVPFSPSATAFLSQGKMPTFMFGLPAVALAIYHTARPENRKKIKGLLISGVIATFVTGITEPIEFLFLFVSPPLYFIHVILTGLGFMVMALLHLTIGNTDGGILDFIIFGVLQGVKTKWYLVPVIGAIWFAVYYSVFRYAILKFNLKTPGREIAEEENQSKEPVVKGTNAQALKILTALGGKENIQSLDNCITRLRLVVDNMQMINEKVLKDCGALGVVKLDEHNLQVVIGPQVGILKSQLEKLSS
- a CDS encoding carbohydrate diacid regulator, yielding MVLNELALKIINEVRKLIQEDIIIINIDGFIIASTDPTRTGTFHEGSLIAINEGKTFTITSEDESRLTGVKAGINLPIYFQNEIVGVIGITGNPEHISPFGEMLRRMTELLIRENYYTDQIDLHQRALEAFVFDWIQDIEWDDPFYERSTMLNIDLNYARQIVIFEWENSNMLPIDTRQLLLDLTNRSSEDVLVRWGNNRIVVLMKVDDLNKDTLQRVNDLYEIIKNRLNFPIAAGVGQQILPNQLHKSYHQAVRALKVALKTSSIIFDVDLTIDLILQELSPEIKKTFIQRTISPILSEEDLYSTIKEYLNKNLSLKNTAQTLHIHINTLLYRLNKIYELTNLNPKNIQDLFKLYIGTYLLDDSTKKHR
- the glcD gene encoding glycolate oxidase subunit GlcD, with the translated sequence MITKDIAQRFIAIVGNENYDDSKVERLVYSYDATPNLQSLPDAVISPRSTKEVSEIVKICNEHIIPIVPRGSGTNLCGGTCPTEGGIVILFKHLNNILEIDEENLTITVQPGVVTLDMINRIEEKGLFYPPDPSSMKISTIGGNINENSGGLRGLKYGVTRDYVIALEIVLANGDIIRTGGKLAKDVAGYDFTRLFVGSEGTLGIITEATLKLIPMPETKKTMLALYDSLEDAAKTVSKIIANKIIPTSLEFMDQPTLEVVENFAQIGLPTDVKAVLLIEQDGPEEVVNRDIELIKSICQQEKCVSVSVAKSEEEAVALRTARRSALSALAQLRPTTILEDATVPRSKIAEMVNAINEIAEKHNVKICTFGHAGDGNLHPTCPTDARNHEEMERVEEAFAEIFEKAIELGGTITGEHGVGIVKAPYLELKLGKEGINAMLAVKSALDPNHIMNPGKVFAKDSRKRMVVSK
- the truA gene encoding tRNA pseudouridine(38-40) synthase TruA, with translation MNNYKLIIQYDGGRYKGWQRLGNGENTIQGKIEHVISEMVGREIEIIGSSRTDAGVHAFEQVANFKIKENIPELEIKSYLNRYLPNDISIKEVSMESDRFHSRYNTSAKTYVYKIWNEEYTNPFMRKYSMHVEENLDLKKMKMAAKYFLGEHDFTAFSNAKSKKKSMVREIYSIDFEKKDGFIQIRISGNGFLYNMVRKVVGTLIEVGTGRLNADNIPKIIELKDRAQVSNLADPGGLYLEKIEFKS
- a CDS encoding MFS transporter → MTSTKVSKPFTNWYVLVSFAVLAGISQMLWLNFAPLISYLKSHYEVTESDINWLLIVFPLIYILLSIHSGKVIDRRGYRVSILIGGLFMSVFSCIRIFDSSFSFLLLGQIGIAIGQPYILNAISSLVVDWFPKTKQATATGIGTVGMFIGMAIALAVTPLFVDFFGFQLTLVIMAILTILATLIFYFIGHHNTEFKQTTSSSFSTTFKLLKTKNLLLLNIVSFLGLGVFNGLTSWLEQILKPFGISSEQAGIVGGSLIIGGIIGSVIIPFLSDKVGKRKPFLLFTIIGSLLLIYPVCTSGNFTFLLVLGSVLGFIFLPAFALLLSSTEELVDETVSGEATGLLLMAGNLGAVIVIDAMQFIKGEQSTWNHSVFFMLILLLIGFFLMLLFKEKAYDARENKLKN
- a CDS encoding pyridoxal phosphate-dependent aminotransferase; this translates as MKYKFDQMIDRTGTYCTQWDYIEDRFGEPDLLPFSISDTDFQCPDEIIQTLETRMNHGIFGYTRWNHAEFKDSIIGWFRNRFSCEIKEDWIVYSPSVIYSISKVIEYLTIEGDHIVMQTPAYDAFFKVIQDNNRLISDNQLLYENGKYRIDFDDLEQKLSHKRAKVMLLCSPHNPTGRVWTKHELKAIIDLCNKHNVFIISDEIHMDIVHEPNSHIPIINTSINLEKVCICTSASKTFNTPGLGGSYMILPNETMNNEFLLSLKNRDGLSSASIFGTLATIKAYNTCGDWVDELVEYIHDNLKTVEDFINKNLPKLKFTMPESTYLAWIDISQLPFSTEQLQHALVHHAKVAIMPGETYGLAGKDFIRMNIGCPKSKIIEGLNRLKNAIDYLERNQ
- a CDS encoding VOC family protein, which encodes MPIDVYLNFNGNTRQAVEFYAAVFNTETPKIMTFGEAPPNPEYPLPEEAKNLVMHTRLNISGSNVMFSDTFPGFPFVEGNNIHLSFLSEDLEELRSVFNKLSDGGKVEMELQETFWSKAYGSLTDKFGIHWMFNHGTGEF